One region of Halomicrobium sp. LC1Hm genomic DNA includes:
- a CDS encoding redoxin domain-containing protein, giving the protein MVSTGDEAPSFTAPLANGDIESFTLADRLDEAPIVLAFFPGAFTGVCTHEMNTFQDRLDDFSEAGASVYGVSIDTPFSQNEFRDKLGLEFDLLSDSNREIVDEWGLSMDFEELGVDGVAKRSVFVIDGDGVVQYAWVSDDPGVEPAYDEVLDAIDAI; this is encoded by the coding sequence ATGGTCTCTACTGGTGACGAAGCGCCGTCGTTTACGGCACCGCTGGCGAATGGTGACATCGAGTCGTTCACGCTCGCAGACCGCCTCGACGAGGCACCGATCGTCCTCGCTTTCTTCCCCGGTGCGTTCACCGGCGTCTGTACCCACGAGATGAACACGTTCCAGGATCGCCTCGACGACTTCAGCGAGGCCGGCGCGAGCGTGTACGGCGTCAGCATCGACACGCCGTTCTCACAGAACGAGTTCCGCGATAAGCTCGGACTGGAGTTCGACCTGCTCAGCGACTCGAACCGCGAGATCGTCGACGAGTGGGGCCTCTCGATGGACTTCGAGGAACTGGGCGTCGACGGCGTCGCCAAACGCTCTGTCTTCGTCATCGACGGCGACGGCGTCGTCCAGTACGCCTGGGTGAGTGACGATCCCGGCGTCGAGCCGGCGTACGACGAAGTGCTCGACGCCATCGACGCTATCTGA
- a CDS encoding twin-arginine translocase TatA/TatE family subunit: MVATLLQIGLPGTQEMMIILLIAVLLFGANKIPKLARSTGEAMGEFQKGREEVEQELEEIRDGPGESQGATEEPDSEFVETTADDTASETASETATE, translated from the coding sequence ATGGTAGCAACCCTACTGCAGATCGGTTTACCGGGGACCCAGGAGATGATGATCATTCTCCTGATCGCGGTCCTGCTGTTCGGTGCAAACAAGATCCCGAAGCTCGCTCGCTCGACGGGTGAGGCGATGGGCGAGTTCCAGAAAGGCCGCGAGGAAGTCGAGCAGGAACTCGAAGAGATCCGCGACGGGCCAGGCGAGAGTCAGGGCGCGACCGAGGAGCCCGACTCCGAGTTCGTCGAGACGACCGCCGACGACACCGCTTCGGAGACCGCCTCCGAGACAGCCACCGAGTAA
- a CDS encoding halocyanin domain-containing protein yields MRRSLSRRQLLQSVSFASIPALAARLGSARSGSPATTSPTTTTATPPSTDAPVDDLDAWLADANGYGGQFRNVGYDDLVEVLVGHPIEGDGYTFDPPAVTVTPGTTVVWRWFDHGGPHNVVAVDGSFDSGDATDRPNETYSHHFETTGVYPYVSEPRRDDGLKGVIRVRKPPESGYPDLDHWLIYVDGWDGTLADRTGSDAVSVTVGSPGNGGNFAFDPLALKCSTGTTVAFEWTGDGGAHNIGFQGDIEKSDIYSESGRHFEVTFDEPGVYPYACYPHEAIGQRGGIVVEE; encoded by the coding sequence ATGCGACGGTCCCTCTCCAGACGACAGCTCCTCCAGAGCGTATCGTTCGCGTCGATCCCGGCACTCGCCGCCCGTCTCGGCTCCGCTCGGTCCGGTTCACCCGCGACGACGAGTCCGACGACGACGACAGCGACACCCCCGTCGACCGACGCCCCGGTCGACGACCTCGACGCGTGGCTCGCCGACGCCAACGGCTACGGCGGTCAGTTCCGAAACGTCGGCTACGACGACCTGGTCGAGGTCCTGGTCGGACACCCGATCGAGGGCGACGGCTACACCTTCGACCCGCCCGCGGTCACCGTCACACCCGGTACGACGGTGGTGTGGCGCTGGTTCGACCACGGCGGCCCACACAACGTCGTCGCGGTCGACGGCAGCTTCGACAGCGGCGACGCCACCGACCGGCCAAACGAGACCTACTCTCACCACTTCGAGACGACCGGCGTGTACCCCTACGTCTCCGAACCCCGGCGCGACGACGGGCTGAAAGGCGTGATCCGGGTCCGGAAGCCACCGGAGAGTGGCTATCCCGATCTCGACCACTGGCTCATCTACGTCGACGGCTGGGACGGGACCCTCGCCGACCGCACGGGCTCGGACGCGGTCTCCGTGACCGTCGGCAGCCCCGGCAACGGCGGTAACTTCGCTTTCGATCCGCTCGCACTCAAGTGTTCGACCGGAACCACCGTCGCGTTCGAGTGGACCGGGGACGGTGGCGCACACAACATCGGATTCCAGGGCGACATCGAGAAGTCGGACATCTACAGCGAGAGTGGCCGCCACTTCGAAGTGACCTTCGACGAACCGGGCGTCTACCCGTACGCCTGCTACCCTCACGAGGCGATCGGCCAGCGCGGCGGCATCGTCGTCGAGGAGTAA
- a CDS encoding helix-turn-helix domain-containing protein: MTDEVPSEQALFDALADPDCRTIVAALDEPMTAKGVADECDLSRTSAYRKLETLSDAALVAERTKVRDDGHHTTQFVRDFRGVFVAFDGDESFDVDVVDHEETPDERLARFWSQISEEL; encoded by the coding sequence ATGACCGACGAGGTGCCGTCCGAACAGGCCCTGTTCGATGCACTGGCCGATCCCGACTGCCGGACGATCGTCGCCGCGCTCGACGAACCGATGACGGCCAAGGGGGTCGCCGACGAGTGTGATCTCTCGCGGACGAGTGCCTACCGGAAACTGGAGACGCTGAGCGACGCAGCGCTGGTCGCCGAGCGAACGAAGGTCCGGGACGACGGCCACCACACGACGCAGTTCGTCAGGGACTTCAGGGGCGTGTTCGTGGCCTTCGACGGCGACGAATCGTTCGACGTCGACGTCGTCGACCACGAGGAGACACCGGACGAGCGCC